The DNA sequence AGAGGACATGGTCATCCAATTGATGGATTGCTCCCATTTAACCTTCACCCTAACTCTTCCTAACACCACAAAATGGTGGTGTATTGGTTAGTTTTGAGGCATCCACCTCAAATGAATGTTTCCTGTCCAAGTATATGGTAGGCCTGCCTAATCATCAAGTGCCAACATGGATGGTAGAGGAAGAAAAGACTCTTCCCCTGCAACCATACCGATGTCAGAATTTTATCTCAACAGGGAAAAAATGGTTCTTAATGGACTAACCCAAATCCAAGTCTTCCTTGCTGATGTCCACAAAGTTCTTCTCCTTGTATGACTTCAAGTTTTGGATCGCAacttcatcaataggatcaATTAAGTATAGAACCTACAGAAACAGAGTAAGAACATCCGTAAACAGTTGAGACAACATAATATATCTTGTTGTCATAAACCATCCAAATAAAGACAAGGATGTACTTCATAATCCTTCTCTAGAAGTTTCTCCAAGAACGGTGTATTCTTTGCACTGGTCAAACTGTCCGTTGCAATGTAGTAAATATCCTTTTGCTCAGGTTTCATGTTCTCAACATACTCATCTAAGCTGATAACCTCTTCCTCACTCTGAGAAGAGAAGAACCGAAGCAGCGGAGCAATACGCTTATGGTTTTCACGATCTTCAATGCATCCCAGTTTTAGGTTCTTTCCAAAGTTCTCCCAAAACTTTTCATAGTCCTAAAGTAAAATAATTAAaagttaaataaataagaaaatataataaagaacagaaacaaaCCGATTCCAAGTAGAAATTAGTAGAAGACATACATCTCTGTTCTCGCTCATAGCTATGCCCAAGATCATATCGAAAGCTTTCCTAACTAATCGCTTCCTCATGATCCGTACCTAACAAAATGGCAAACAATATATGTTAGGACAATTccatcaaaagaaagaaaaagaaaaaaagacgaGGTAGAACAAATCCTCCAATTAACAATGACCATTTTCCAGGAGGGAATCCAAGGGATTTGAGTGAATCAACTTACAATACGACTTTCTTGAAGAATCTCACGTGAGACATTGAGTGGAAGGTCATTTGAGTCTACAACACCTTTCACAAAGCTTAGGTATCTCGGGAACTAGTTGAGCAAAGACAAGAGATCAGAGAACTAGAATTTAAAGGTTGTGCAATACAATTTATTTAGTAAAAGTAAGGTgaggaataaataaacaaataaaccaATAGGAATCATTAAACCTTTTATTCCTTAACACAGAAAATAATAAACTTTTTCTTACCAGTTCCCCATCAAAGTCATCTGAAATGAAAACCCTTTTAACATGGAGCCTTATGTTCTTGGTCTTGGGATTAATAAAATCTTCCTTTCCCATAGGAGTGATTGCCGGCACATAAAGTATGGACCTGAACTCTACTTCACCCTGCAGTGGACGGCATTCATTAGCTATAAACAAAAAAAGCAGATAAATAACAATAGAGGTATGCTATGCACTGCTAATATGACATTAAAATTAACAGTAGTCCTTTCTGtaactcttttttctttacccCAAGGAGAAATGTTCAAGGGATGtcatatttttcccaaaatgaagaacttggaTGATGCGGTACCCAATATATAAACATAAATCAGAGCCCTCACATCTCCACGTTGTTTTCCAGAAACATTTGAAGGGGAAGAATAAAGAATCACTACTCATATCCAGTCATAAAGTTTAGCTGTTACCATTTCCTCTAATTTTCTAAGAGACCTAGCATCTACAGAAACATATCTACGAAGGATCTTCACCATCTAGTTTTATATTTACCTCAGTTGTGAAGTGTGAAGACGCTAAAGGATCCAAGTATTCATTGAATGTCTTCTTGTAGAACTCATTGTATTCTTCCGTCGTGACTTCCTTAGGGTTGCGAAGCTGCAGATGATGCAATAAAGATCTCCGAGTTATATTTGCAATAATAATAGATTTCCATTGTTTGACGAAGGTTTCAAACAGACGgaagaagaaacagcagttttacCCATATAGGTTGTGTTTCATTGGTGAGTTCCCAGTCCCAGTATCTCTCAACTACagtctttgtcttcttcttcttcttctgtcccAACAAAAGCATACAAAGAATTCTTAATAGTTAAAAAAACTCCAACATTGAACAGGGAACAAACAGGCTACCACAGCTGAAAGATCATAAAGACATGAAGTACCTCAGCTTCGCCATCATCGCCTTCCTTCTTGGCTTCGGCAGGATCCTCTTCAACCTCAACCTGTACATGAGATTTCAATTATTAGGAAGACTAAAATATAAATCACTAGGCATATGAACAGAAGTTATAAAatctttgaaattaaaaaatctgTAAAATATATCTGGATCGTTTGACTAAGCCATTCATTCAACAAACAGCATTGGAGAAAGGTTACGCAAGAAGTCAAACCTCTTTAGTCAATCCCTTCTCTTGCCAAATGTATATTGGGAATGACACAAACTGCGAATAGTTCTTCAGAAGCTTCTGAACCCTTTCTGGGTGCGCAAAACCTTTTTCATCATGCTGAAAACAGGCAAGGGGGAAAGAGAAACACTGTAATAAGTATGCTGTATCAAGCAATACCATCTAGCAACATTTTAACGAAAAAGTTCGCTCAACTAACCTTGAGATATAAGCTAAGGCGGGTTCCTCTAGGGATGAGCTTTTCCGGATCTGTTTCTTCTCGGACAGTATAGGAGCTAGCATTGGCCTCTCCTTCCCATACATATTGCTTATCAGATTTTGCGCTCTTTGTTGACACAACCACCTATCAATAGCAAAAGCAGACAATTAACAGATGAGTACATACAATATGGTAAGATTCCACACTCAGacctaaaaataaatgaaaagccATACTAGAAAATTACACTTCTAGACAGGTTCAGGACGTACCCGATCAGAAACCAGGAAAGCTGAATAAAATCCCACACCAAATTGTCCTATTAAATTGTTGTCAGCACCAGCATCCTTGCTGTCCTGTCCATGAATCAAGGTCATTTTAATTACATGACATTGCTTTGCAACAAGTACTGTAAAGGACAATAATGGTTGCAAGAACAGCATACCTTTAACGCCTTTAAGAATTTCGCAGTTCCACTTTGTGCAATTGTTCCAAGACAGTCAACAAGTTCTTGTCGTGTCATACCAATGCCAGAGTCACTGCAAATTGTGAGGATACTCATTATTTAGATAATTGAAATTATTATGTTGTCAGTTATACCTTTGTTACTACAACACTTACGTAATTGTGATAATCCCATTGTCTTTGTCTGTCTGGACTCGGATATCAAGCTCCCCACCATCCTTCAAAAGCTGAGACTCCGTAACACTCAAAAACCGTAGCTTGTCCAGAGCATCACTTGCATTGCTGCATGTAACATGTCCATCAGCAAATGTTTTCACATCATACATGtatcttgttcttttttctattaCAATTCCCATTACCAATCAGTTATGAAGGCAAGGCTTGAACACAACAAATAGGACATTACTGCTAAGAAGATTTACAGGACATGAGGAATAAAAAGACAAAGAGGAATAATCTCTATCTTAATCAGCGTTATTTCACAATGGCCCAACAAACTACCTACAAACTGAAACCCAGTCCAAGTTATGGTAAACAAGCAGCAGATCCAAGAATTTTCCTCATCTGAAggttttctctcctcttcctgGGCCTTCAAATAATATTATGGTTATCTCCACTCACAAGGAACATCAACATGTAAGAGCCAGTTAAATTCCTCAACTACCacaataaacaaacaaaaaaaatcatcacaCTTCTCAAGGATTGGGAGACAAGGAACCAAGAAGACGTTATCCAAGTGAAGCAGCTAAAAAAAGGGAAGTTTTTCTCCTAACAGAGAAGGAATAAAGTTAGAAACAGAGGGGGGTGGGGATGATTAAATGAAGCTACAGGGAATATTAGGAATTCAACATGAATAACAGTAAAGACTAGCTAAAAAACCCAAAGCATGCCGATAAGAACTCAGGAAACAAACCAGATATTGACCTATGAGGGATCTTCTTccaaaaattcatcaaggtcaaTTTGGTTCAACTCGTTGGTGCAGTAGGGCCCGTAGCTAGTCCTGGGATTCTCAGGTCTTAACATTGCATTATACTGTTACAAGAAAATGGATAGTAGTCCATCTAAAGTATGATTTAAGGTATCTGCCATATTACTATTTAATGGGACTGATTTGAACTATTCTACACAACAGATCTCACTGGCAATGTTGTGCTTTTGCCTTCAACAGACTCTTCATCTGGATTTTCAAAACCATATTGATCTGGATCAATATCTACAGAGAATGGTCTGGTTTTGGATACCAATCTTCAAAACCTTCATGACAACGACAAAAGTCCCCTCTACATCTGACATGTTGTGAGGAATTGGAAATGTAAGTCAAAAATAAACTGTTTCATCTTTAATTGGACTCAACTCAGCCATATCCCACATGGATCCTTTCTCCCCAATCAGCTCTATTAAAAACCATACATGTTACatggcctaagctatgcattgtctttcctcaccacttctcctacagtcattttaggcctacccaaggcttttttagctccttcaatcttaatcaaatcactcccccttactggagcatccaaaggcctcatTTGCACATAtacatgccacctcaaacgactttctcgcaGCTTATCACATATCAGAGCAACTCCTATATTAACTCTAATTTGTTCAAtacttattttatcatttttagttcaccactcatccatctcaagatCCTCATCTCAGCTGCGCTAAGTTTATCTATATGTTTCTTCACTGCCTAACATTCATCATCATACATCATATGGCTGtccaataaaattttccttttagtttTAAAATAATTTGTCGATCACACAATAATCCGGACACACCTCtacacttcatccatcctattttaattctttgtgcaaCATCCTCCTCTACTTctcctcctttatttattattgagcCCAGGTACCCAAATATTCACTTGCGGTATCTCCCcatatcaattttcaccatatcatTATCAGTCCTATTGTTACTTAAGTTACACATGATATACTATGGTTTTGTTCTTCTAATCTTGAAAGTTTTTTAttctaaggttgatctccatacaTCCAACTTGAAATTGTCCTACTTCTCCTTTAATTGGCctcttcaaaagaaaaaaaaaaggttgtagAAAATAGGGAGAAAGCTTCACAGAGTTTGATTTACTACTCAATTCTTTCAATACTACCTGGAAGCGCTTAATGCCAAGGAAAGAGAAACGGCAAGCATGACTGCCCCTGGCCCAATAGATTTATTACTCATTACGTTAGTGATACTATAGGAATGACCGGGTTAGAGCTGACTTGGGGGTTGCCCCGATCCAGGACAAGCTCCGAGAATGTCGTTTAAGGTGGTTTGGACATGTCCAACACAAGCCTTGGGATGCTCTTGTGCGGAGGTGTGATCAGATCCAaatggatggagctaaaagggcaAAGGCCAGACCTAAGATGACTATTGATGATTTGGTAAGGAAAGATGACATTCCTAGTATGATATCAAACAGAGCTATTTGGAGgacaaagatccatgttgcAGATCGTTTGTAGTTGGGATGCCCCGGAGATGTTGCTTtgctttttccttcctttttcttttttgtcttccCCTCTCgcggatccatgtaaccaaccccatttaCTTGGGAAaagattgttgttgttgctgttgttgttgttgtggtggtggtggtggtggttgttcttgttgtttgttgttgtggttgttggtgttggtgttgttATTACGTTAGTGATACTGCAGTTACTGCACCATGAAATATCTTTGGGCCGAGCAAAGCATCGAGTCAAGCAAAACATGACAAGAATACCACTCCTAAATGTTGAAATGCATATGGTTTGTCCAGATTTCTTTCCAATTCGAGCATGTGCAGAAAGTTTGCCCagattatttttcaatttgagCATGTGTAGTGTGtcaatttttctctttcctcaaaTTTCTAACAGTAATATTTACTTGATATGAGAAAgagagccaaaaaaaaaaaaaccaaccaaaaaaaaaaaatttcaactacATTATGGAATATGACCACGCATAGGCTCACTTGCAGCTCCAATCTTTGCTAAATCATCAGCCAAAGAGTTACAAATCTAGCTATCCAACAGAGAATCAAGTAAGTGGTTgctttcttacttttttttttgggtaggggaGGTGGgggtgaattaaaaaaaaaattaaagaattaaaagtatattaaaacaaaagaataagCCATAATGACAATCAAAGAGGGCTAGGAGCCCTAACATCAGCCACTATcactaaaaacaaaaagaataagcaATATTTTTCATAAGCACTACCACAAACTCTTGTGTAATTGCTGCTAAGACAGACCTATTAAAGAAACCAGGGCAGCATTTTAATCTATCACACCACTGAGGCATACGTAAGACAAAGGAAAATTTGTGAAACTAAAGTCTGGTTCCTTAAACTCTGATTGTTAATAAATACACCAGGATTTGGACAGCTAACCACGCTACTACAATTTGGAAAATTGCATCGCCAAAATCTCAAGAATACAACATAATGACAGGGAagtgtgatgtagataagtcagttgggcttattttattgcaaataagccttgggttgtgttatatatgtgttgggcctttgatcccatgggttttctttgaaatggaccactttaatgggcctaaaatatgggtagaagataaaaaaaggggatttaattcattagtttagttagttactatttaattcaataaaggcccattaggccattggtcggttgtaaagtcctatatggactattagttagttagttctactccatgttggagtcataacgtcaagtcctagtcctattttgaattcttagttgtagtaggagtgtctagtcctattgggaaactagctcctaagtaATTTGAttactattctgccctctataaatagaggagcctatgtactcataattggagatttgaatgaatgaattattgagtgattactctttagctaaaaaaactgttattgagaggtgagatgcctaaacctttgaggggtgtgatacctaAAACctaaggggtgagatacccattcctttattctctttcacccttctcaagtCTCCatcaattcttctttttctatttttattttctgtttattgttattagaagttcagacatGTTAaggcatacaaaatcagaattagccagccaaagagttcttgttcttgaagccaattgaccctcattgctacccaagtttgggatctgatctacagatcctttggaggactggttctatattctaagaagatcaatcgatcctctcttgaaggttatctgaagaataCAAGTTGATGTttctgcagaattcttcacattctctctcttaggtctgaaaatcaagaaagtgcgtaactccataaccagccgtcagaagcccttcatatttgggggtttttgtgccctccctagggactatctacacccaaaagtatagctcaatcggactcccacagacctggccgcatctttatctctccagctctatagaaggtctttctctctcctatcgggttgggttttgggctggttttgctcctatatgggtattatatccttgggggtttatttgatggtattatttccttgtttcttgctcctatttatattgtttggagttataaattgctggggtagtttcttgtaatctactcctgcattaaagTGCTAACCAAAGCAACTAAATGTTGATTGCTAATAACATATGCCAAGATTCTGGAGAGCTAGCCACGCTATTACAATTTGGAAAATTGCACAGCCTAAATCTCAAGAATACCACATGACAGTGAAGTGCTAACTAAAGCAACTAACTACTCCCCATGGTGCCCAATCCTTTACTTCGAATGAATATCCTTAAGAAAGGCACACTTCTGCCTTGATACCCAATGCAATGCAGTATGGCGAGgagcatggttctaagtattggtattggatggGCCGTATCAATagtatcatattggtattggcCAAGACCGATACCTGACCGATCCAGATCCGGATCCGGGTCTGTTACCAATATCGTTTCAGGCGTAAAACTGTAAAgaaaatgtactttttttttaaagtaaggGCAAAAGAGACCGATCCGATCCGGATCAGTATcgataccaataactaaatccttggtgAGGAGAGAATGGCCTCTGAGAGCCCTCCATATTTGTTTAGGAAAATATGTCAAATTTTCACGACAATTGACTTAAATATCCTTCGATTTCAACAAACAGGCACCAGTttagtctagacagaaattgCCCATGTTGTTGTAACCAAGAAAACATTCAATAGATTACATGAACTCAACAGAACAGAGTATTGTCCTTTAAACAGTTGATGCCTATTTATCAAAATTAGAGCAGCTGACCTGCTAGTCACTCTTGTATTCTATCATGCCTACCAACAAAGATGGATTTTTATTCAGCAATCAGTAATGTTTCAAGTTATTTATCTTCACATGAAAATTAGCCTGGTTCCAGCCACGAAGAAAAAGATACATCTCTGGGAACATTTCTCAGGCAATACTTTTTCAATGTAAAGAGCAAGATGAAGCAGGAATGCACTGAGAGAGAAACACACCTAATGAGCTCCCGAAGGAAAACCTCTTTGTTGCTATATAAGCTGTGTACAATTAGGTCCATTAGACGACTAACCTATCATCAACAAAGTAATTGACACATTTTAGGCCAAGAGAACTAAAATAAGGAAACCAACAACTAATGATGACCTTCATCTCTAAGACAATTACCTCAGCTTGATACTCATATTTCTCAACTGGTGGATCTGATGCAGAAGCTGCTGCTGTTGACTCAGTTCGGATTCCCAGGAATAGTCCATTGCTCAGATTAAAATTATTCAAACTGGTAATGTTATGTCTCCCTGCAGTTAACGCAGAATACCATCTCCTTGGGGACTGGGAAACCTTGGAATTTCCTTCAGTAGACTGTGGAAGAGTAAGAATAATGTAAGAAAGTAACCAAAATTGACTATCAATTGTAGAATCATGAAAGACACCCATCTTGGAAACTAGCCTCTCAAAGACATCAAATTCAAGGGAACGGAGTTTCAGCTAAAGCAGCTCTTAGGCAGTGTGGCAGAGTCTGATGGCCCCATATGTAGTGGGTCAATCATCCCTGTCGTCATCGAACTGTGCGTCTATATTCAAACCAAGCTCAATAATGATCATGTCATTTTAAAAAGCTTGAAAAAATTACTTAGTGTtgttacaacaaaaaaaaaaaggcatttggTACGAGGTGCACAAAAGAATTGTATGGAGGGGGGAGAAGTGAGGAAACCTAGTATATAGTGGGGCTATATGGTAAATTTATGACCTATCCAACCACAGAAAGACCaaatgaatagtgcacatggtaATAGTAGCTGCTTCAATTATATTTTCCTGTtataaaaagagcaacccagtgcacaaggctcccgctactgcgaggtctgggaggggcaagtttCCTATTATGGTGGACGGAAAAAAACGGAAAAAGGTGGTGGGTGAACGCACCTAGATCTGTCACTTAGCTGATCAGTAGTTGCTAAAATTGTATGGGCAGGTAGACACTAAGGTCCCTGCTCACATGGCAAGTTTTAGCATAACTCAAGTTGGACACGTGGCAAAACAAAGTATAGAAAAATCCAGGTCTACCAAGACAGTGCACAGGACTAGAGGGGCTGCATGGACTTGCAAAGAAGGGTATGCAACTAGATTGGAGGGTAAATGGTCGAATTtgaggctgaaatttgacatatgaccATTTTAGACCATTACTAGGCATCAAACGGTCATAATTGCCACATAACTATTCCATGTGGCAGAACAGATACGCACACCCATCAATTTTGTTCACGGGTTGCCAACCACATGAACTTTCACAATTCTTAATTGGCCTGTGCACCAAATAAGGATAGTGCaacccccacccaaaaataaagggaagggggggggtgtggaggaTACATAGAAgtcttaaaaacaaaaataatacaatAGCATTATAGAAATACATGCAAGCttataaattaaaccattattcAATGTCCAAATATCTTATCATAAGAATCTGCCAACATTTCTCAGGGTGACAGCATCCAGGTGCATTATAACCAATAAGATTGAACTTTACCCTGTTAGACTCACGCGACGGTAAAGAGTCTCAGTAGATTAAACCAGTAACGtaagaggattggtggaggaacacttgctttttttttcttttttcatttgtttgtcATGATAtatggttgtgtgtgtgtgtgtgtgtgtgtgtgtgtgtgtgtgtgtccctAATAGTCCTTGCATAACCACAAACTGGGGAAATGAAAAACAAATTCTGATGCTCTCTGACTTACGAAAATGTTAAGACAGGAAATATACAGACATCATACAGATCAAAAAATCGAAATGTCTCCAAATCATCAAAAAGAAAACGTTGAAAGATTTATTCTAATACTAGGATATTAGAGAAGGAGTACTAATTAACAGCGAAGTTCGGCAGCACTCAAATTTAGCAAATTTCATTATGGacagaaatgaaagaaagaaagaagcgAAAAAAGGTAACAGGTGTTCAGAAACAAATACAGTGCAGCTCAAGCTAAATCCAATCGAAAATGAATTCGTCGAAGATAATAACAGATtaagaattcaaaattttacCGAATCCTGTAAGGAAATCGGAGCAGCTACGCTCCTGTACCGTGCGCCACCGTTGCGCAGAATGGCAGAGGCGGAACGTCTTGATAATCTGTGCATTTTAGCTCCCCAGGGAGTACGCGATGCACCTGCAGTAGCAGAAGCAGAGCAGAACAGAAACCGTTGTGCTTTTGGACAGCGGCTGGTTAGGGTTTTAGTAGGGCTTTAGAATAGACAGTGAGTGCAACCGTGGAAATTTCTGGAGGTGGacgatctttttttttttttttttttttttttttgactttcaAGAGTTCCAGACCTCTTGATCTTTGCCTCTTTGGGCCTCTTGGTTGGCGGCGGTGGATTTGGGTTAGAAACCCATGTACAGACCAACCAGGGTCAGTGCGGCCGGTTGGTCAATCTCCGATAAAAATGGTGGTCCAACCCCGAGTTATATACTCTACTCTCCTGAATTCAGGACCGGATCCGGAACCATTGTGGTTTGGAGCATGGCTTAAGTATTAAGTGCTGGAATCGGTTCATTTCCGATACCAATCTGATCACAATTCGAATCGACACATGTTGGAACCCTTTGTCCATACTCCATTGTCCATACCAACCCAACGATATGGTATTGACCAGAATTGGGAATAAACGGGATCCATACCAATCCAATCGATGTAGGCCGATttgatccgattcctcaaatcATGGTTTGGAGTTAGAGCCGCATGAACCAAGAATCAATCCTTTGTTTTTTGGTTGTGATTAACAAATAAAACGGTCAGTTTTATTGTGGCATGTGATTCCCGGAATATTCTTtgtatcattcattttttgagGACGAAGACGACTTATGAACGGTCCATAAGCGACCCAACTTCTTAACACTTGTGGTGAATAGAGTCTCTCCAATCTTAAACTCATAATCAAGGGTCAAATCGGTCCTCGTTGAATCGGATTGAAATTTGTGGGAATCGGtttcaaaaaccctagaatttttCCCTCATATCTAAAACTAGTGATTCggtcctaaaaccctagaatcaattGGTCCAAAATATCTTGACCAGTTTTGATTGGAGTTGATCAATTTAATCTATTCAATTCTAgttattgaaatcacaaattGACCTTTCGATTAGCATGGGTGAATGAAGAGATTCTATTTTTACAATGGAAATAAATTGTAACATATTTTTAGATTTATATATTATGTTTCTAATCAgcaacaatgattttttttttttttaattggtgtTGATAACTTGTTCAGATCCTAGGCACGTAACGTGGACTTCATGTCCCAACTTCTATCCCTTTTGTTTCCATAAATACCCCTCTTCATCCTTTAAATGGCATTAAGTGGGACATGTGATGGTACCTGAAGTGTATGTACAAGTGAACATATGTGCTACCCCATGTTGGGGATCTCAAATCTATCATAAAATGTTTCAAAACATCAgccaatcttcttcttttttatgcaAGGGGCCCACTAGGttcttgtttgagatttaaaatataaccgcaagcgtacggatcagtgtagctacgggtaaaacacagggagagcatccactttattttttttatttcttttaataatgcgaaagtgaaccgattaatggttgtgatctaattctaattaccatcctaaacatatgtatctaaaataacgttctaaccattcgtcatctaagaatttaaagacgcaagccatgcaattaaataaataaataactgaaaataaacaacccacgcaattaaaaaaataaataaagaaaaaaaaattctgaaataaaaataaagtaaaagaaaggggataaagctagagagagactcacaagtaggtttctctacttagcccgagggatgcatcataatatgagcttccctacttgaccagagagtcactcttacaagggttactctacttggctttagggaaagggagacaattaaaataaaaataataaattgatggttctatggctaggaggggcaaagccaacacatacactagccatgaaccttgggggaaagggatagcaataatgtaacaactgaaatt is a window from the Macadamia integrifolia cultivar HAES 741 chromosome 5, SCU_Mint_v3, whole genome shotgun sequence genome containing:
- the LOC122080403 gene encoding heat shock protein 90-6, mitochondrial isoform X2 gives rise to the protein MHRLSRRSASAILRNGGARYRSVAAPISLQDSSTEGNSKVSQSPRRWYSALTAGRHNITSLNNFNLSNGLFLGIRTESTAAASASDPPVEKYEYQAEVSRLMDLIVHSLYSNKEVFLRELISNASDALDKLRFLSVTESQLLKDGGELDIRVQTDKDNGIITITDSGIGMTRQELVDCLGTIAQSGTAKFLKALKDSKDAGADNNLIGQFGVGFYSAFLVSDRVVVSTKSAKSDKQYVWEGEANASSYTVREETDPEKLIPRGTRLSLYLKHDEKGFAHPERVQKLLKNYSQFVSFPIYIWQEKGLTKEVEVEEDPAEAKKEGDDGEAEKKKKTKTVVERYWDWELTNETQPIWLRNPKEVTTEEYNEFYKKTFNEYLDPLASSHFTTEGEVEFRSILYVPAITPMGKEDFINPKTKNIRLHVKRVFISDDFDGELFPRYLSFVKGVVDSNDLPLNVSREILQESRIVRIMRKRLVRKAFDMILGIAMSENRDDYEKFWENFGKNLKLGCIEDRENHKRIAPLLRFFSSQSEEEVISLDEYVENMKPEQKDIYYIATDSLTSAKNTPFLEKLLEKDYEVLYLIDPIDEVAIQNLKSYKEKNFVDISKEDLDLGDKDEEKEKAMKQEFGVTCDWIKKRLGDKVASVQISNRLSTSPCVLVSGKFGWSANMERLMKAQTVGDTTSLDYMRGRRVFEINPEHPIIKDLNAASRNCPDQEDALRTIDLLYDTALVSSGFTPENPAQLGGKIYEMMGMAISGKWGALASEIHQTVSQPGNPGNTGNLETVEAEVVEPVEADGKK
- the LOC122080403 gene encoding heat shock protein 90-6, mitochondrial isoform X1 yields the protein MHRLSRRSASAILRNGGARYRSVAAPISLQDSSTEGNSKVSQSPRRWYSALTAGRHNITSLNNFNLSNGLFLGIRTESTAAASASDPPVEKYEYQAEVSRLMDLIVHSLYSNKEVFLRELISNASDALDKLRFLSVTESQLLKDGGELDIRVQTDKDNGIITITDSGIGMTRQELVDCLGTIAQSGTAKFLKALKDSKDAGADNNLIGQFGVGFYSAFLVSDRVVVSTKSAKSDKQYVWEGEANASSYTVREETDPEKLIPRGTRLSLYLKHDEKGFAHPERVQKLLKNYSQFVSFPIYIWQEKGLTKEVEVEEDPAEAKKEGDDGEAEKKKKKTKTVVERYWDWELTNETQPIWLRNPKEVTTEEYNEFYKKTFNEYLDPLASSHFTTEGEVEFRSILYVPAITPMGKEDFINPKTKNIRLHVKRVFISDDFDGELFPRYLSFVKGVVDSNDLPLNVSREILQESRIVRIMRKRLVRKAFDMILGIAMSENRDDYEKFWENFGKNLKLGCIEDRENHKRIAPLLRFFSSQSEEEVISLDEYVENMKPEQKDIYYIATDSLTSAKNTPFLEKLLEKDYEVLYLIDPIDEVAIQNLKSYKEKNFVDISKEDLDLGDKDEEKEKAMKQEFGVTCDWIKKRLGDKVASVQISNRLSTSPCVLVSGKFGWSANMERLMKAQTVGDTTSLDYMRGRRVFEINPEHPIIKDLNAASRNCPDQEDALRTIDLLYDTALVSSGFTPENPAQLGGKIYEMMGMAISGKWGALASEIHQTVSQPGNPGNTGNLETVEAEVVEPVEADGKK